The Terriglobia bacterium genome window below encodes:
- a CDS encoding DUF169 domain-containing protein yields MAYAQFAESLVQKLKLSRTPVGIAFLDQAPRGVKHYDQAVPSACTFWRAAERELFYATAADHYNCPIGAITQGFQVPQPVSEKAMELIGMMGKISYLEAAEAGNVPAVEKKHNVVVYGPLRDFAEIQPDVALLIATPFQAMLISEASGVASWGMGHESRMLGRPACAVIPASMKSNDATISMACMGARTFADIRNEEVLISVPARALVDLQSRLPVVLDANVGMEKFYDGHKRNFASV; encoded by the coding sequence TTGGCGTACGCACAATTTGCAGAAAGTCTCGTACAAAAGTTGAAGCTGAGCCGCACACCTGTTGGAATTGCGTTTCTTGATCAGGCTCCCCGCGGAGTCAAGCACTATGACCAGGCCGTTCCTTCGGCATGCACTTTCTGGAGGGCGGCCGAGCGCGAACTGTTCTACGCCACGGCGGCGGACCATTATAACTGCCCCATCGGCGCCATCACGCAGGGATTCCAGGTCCCGCAGCCGGTTTCAGAAAAGGCCATGGAACTGATCGGAATGATGGGAAAGATTTCCTATCTCGAAGCTGCCGAAGCCGGCAACGTTCCGGCAGTGGAAAAGAAGCACAACGTGGTCGTCTACGGCCCGCTGAGAGATTTTGCCGAAATCCAGCCTGACGTCGCGCTTCTGATAGCCACGCCTTTTCAGGCGATGCTGATTTCAGAAGCCAGCGGCGTCGCATCGTGGGGCATGGGACATGAAAGCCGGATGCTCGGAAGGCCCGCCTGCGCGGTGATTCCCGCGTCAATGAAAAGCAACGACGCGACCATTAGTATGGCGTGCATGGGCGCCCGGACGTTTGCAGACATCAGGAATGAAGAAGTGCTGATTTCAGTTCCGGCCCGCGCACTTGTCGATCTCCAGAGCCGGCTGCCCGTAGTCCTGGACGCCAACGTCGGGATGGAGAAATTCTACGACGGGCACAAGCGAAACTTTGCGTCAGTTTAG
- the mutM gene encoding bifunctional DNA-formamidopyrimidine glycosylase/DNA-(apurinic or apyrimidinic site) lyase: MPELPEVETVLRGLRKRALGRRIVEVEVLHAGVIAGDVEDFIANIKGRTTVAVRRKGKVLAVELAGPGASGTNYLVLRLGMTGQVTIQPVAAPLEPHTHVRMLFHGGTEELRFRDVRRFGRLRCSTREELDALLKGLGPDAQQATEEEFLAAMRGRRGAIKSWLLNQQGVSGLGNIYADEALFEAGIHPLAQPDRVSPASGRRLYRAMQKVLKRAVNLQGTTFRDYINIEGRPGNYLQRLRVYQKTGGPCPRCGTTIRRIVIAGRSSHFCPQCQRRPRYTAKMRGLRGPAGSRS, translated from the coding sequence ATGCCTGAACTCCCGGAAGTTGAAACGGTCTTGCGGGGACTCCGCAAGCGCGCGCTGGGACGGCGTATTGTCGAGGTTGAGGTCCTGCACGCCGGTGTTATCGCCGGTGACGTTGAAGACTTCATTGCGAACATCAAAGGAAGGACCACGGTTGCCGTCCGGCGCAAAGGCAAGGTTCTGGCTGTGGAGCTGGCAGGCCCCGGCGCATCGGGAACGAATTATCTTGTTCTCAGGCTGGGGATGACCGGACAAGTCACGATTCAGCCGGTTGCGGCGCCGCTCGAGCCCCACACGCACGTCCGAATGCTTTTCCACGGCGGAACGGAAGAATTGCGTTTTCGCGACGTACGGCGCTTTGGCCGGCTGCGCTGTTCGACGCGCGAGGAACTGGATGCCCTGCTCAAGGGCCTTGGCCCGGACGCGCAGCAGGCGACGGAAGAGGAATTCCTCGCGGCCATGCGCGGCCGGCGCGGGGCCATCAAGAGCTGGCTGTTAAACCAGCAGGGCGTTTCCGGCCTGGGAAATATCTATGCGGATGAGGCCCTGTTTGAAGCCGGTATTCATCCTCTCGCCCAGCCGGATCGGGTTTCTCCGGCCTCGGGACGCCGGCTGTATCGCGCGATGCAAAAAGTTCTGAAGCGCGCCGTCAATCTTCAGGGGACCACCTTTCGCGACTACATCAACATCGAAGGCAGACCGGGAAATTATCTTCAGCGGCTGCGCGTGTACCAGAAAACCGGCGGACCTTGCCCTCGCTGCGGAACGACCATTCGGCGCATCGTGATCGCCGGACGCAGCAGCCACTTCTGTCCCCAATGCCAGCGGCGTCCCCGTTACACAGCGAAGATGCGCGGCCTGCGAGGCCCGGCCGGGAGCCGCTCTTGA
- a CDS encoding ATP-grasp domain-containing protein, producing the protein MNQRASRPVRSAPGGEKRRLLLLTTTTGYQTRAFVQAAEKLGLAVAFGSDRCHVLADPWQDGALALKFENPGESAAKIVEYAGRHRLDGIVALGDATPPTAARAAETLGLPFHGPESSDICRDKYRSRQRLAEGGLSVPRFTRFAIGADPEEIVRPGVAPIGFPCVLKPLALSASRGVIRANNAREFIGAFKQIQTLLHSPDVQVKREETSNYVQVEEYIEGEEIAVEGVVDRGRLKVLAMFDKPDPLVGPYFEESIYVTPSRLSLETQAEITEMLRRAVEALGLSHGPLHAELRINRRGPWILEVAARSIGGLCSRALRFHALGADENISLEELIIRLSLGEDVEAIRREEAASGVMMVPVPRTGIFQQVEGIEDARKTPGVEDIIITAQPNQKLLPLPEGTSYPGFIFARGPSPEFVERALRDAHQKMRFVMSSALPVM; encoded by the coding sequence ATGAATCAACGCGCTTCCAGGCCCGTCCGATCTGCGCCAGGCGGCGAAAAGCGGCGATTGCTGCTGCTGACGACGACCACGGGCTACCAGACCCGCGCGTTCGTCCAGGCGGCCGAAAAGCTGGGCCTCGCCGTCGCCTTCGGAAGCGACCGCTGCCACGTGCTGGCCGATCCGTGGCAGGACGGCGCGCTGGCATTGAAGTTTGAAAATCCCGGCGAGTCCGCCGCGAAGATTGTCGAATATGCAGGCCGCCACCGATTGGATGGCATTGTGGCCCTGGGCGATGCGACGCCTCCCACCGCCGCTCGAGCTGCGGAGACGCTGGGGCTGCCGTTCCACGGCCCCGAAAGCTCCGACATTTGCCGCGACAAATACCGTTCGCGCCAGCGCCTGGCGGAAGGCGGGCTCAGCGTGCCGCGTTTTACCCGCTTCGCCATCGGCGCTGACCCGGAAGAAATCGTGAGGCCTGGAGTCGCGCCCATTGGCTTCCCCTGCGTCCTCAAGCCGCTGGCTCTCTCCGCAAGCCGCGGAGTGATTCGCGCCAACAACGCGCGGGAATTCATCGGCGCATTCAAACAGATTCAAACACTGCTGCACTCGCCGGACGTCCAGGTGAAGCGCGAAGAAACCAGCAACTATGTGCAGGTGGAGGAATACATCGAGGGAGAAGAAATCGCCGTCGAGGGCGTTGTCGATCGCGGCCGGCTGAAGGTGCTGGCCATGTTTGACAAGCCGGACCCGCTGGTTGGCCCCTATTTTGAAGAGAGCATCTACGTGACGCCCTCACGGCTTTCGCTCGAAACGCAGGCAGAGATCACGGAAATGTTGCGGCGCGCGGTCGAGGCGCTGGGCCTCTCTCACGGCCCCTTGCACGCCGAACTGCGCATCAACCGTCGCGGGCCGTGGATTCTGGAAGTGGCTGCGCGCTCCATCGGCGGGTTGTGCTCGCGCGCGCTGCGTTTCCACGCGCTCGGAGCCGACGAGAATATTTCGCTGGAAGAACTGATTATCCGGTTGTCACTCGGAGAAGATGTCGAGGCCATTCGGCGCGAGGAGGCTGCGTCAGGAGTGATGATGGTTCCCGTACCCAGGACAGGTATTTTTCAGCAAGTCGAAGGCATCGAAGACGCGCGCAAGACACCAGGCGTGGAAGACATCATCATTACGGCCCAGCCGAACCAGAAGCTCCTACCCCTTCCAGAGGGAACGAGCTATCCCGGATTTATCTTTGCGCGCGGTCCATCACCCGAGTTCGTTGAGCGGGCGCTGCGCGACGCCCATCAGAAAATGCGTTTTGTAATGAGTTCCGCGCTCCCGGTAATGTGA
- a CDS encoding oxidative damage protection protein encodes MAEHMVQCVKFQKELPGLDEPPWPGELGQRIYDSVSQEAWKLWLEHLKMLINEYRLAPANPESQEIIAQQMEQFFFGEGAALPPGYVPPRTKA; translated from the coding sequence ATGGCGGAACACATGGTCCAATGCGTGAAATTCCAAAAGGAGTTGCCGGGCCTTGATGAGCCGCCCTGGCCGGGAGAACTGGGCCAGCGCATTTATGACAGCGTGTCTCAGGAAGCCTGGAAGCTCTGGCTGGAACACCTGAAGATGCTGATCAACGAATACCGGCTGGCTCCCGCCAACCCGGAATCGCAGGAGATTATCGCCCAGCAGATGGAGCAGTTTTTCTTTGGCGAAGGCGCCGCGCTGCCCCCGGGGTACGTCCCACCACGAACAAAGGCGTAA
- a CDS encoding YifB family Mg chelatase-like AAA ATPase — protein MLFKTFSAATFGIEAYPVEVEVDISAGKPEFTTVGLPDAAIRESRERIKAAIKNCGLEYPFQSITVNLAPADVKKEGSGFDLPIALGILGANSGSLLNNHLKSYIFLGELSLDGGIRPIKGALSIAAMAKQKGIRTLVVPVENAPEAAVVGDVQVYGMRSLPEVIDLINGAREFKPTKVNTAEMLDHAGKYNVDFHDVKGQMHAKRAIEVATAGGHNILMIGPPGAGKTMLAKRIPTILPPLTFNEAIQTTKIHSVAGVLDSGMGLVGVRPFRAPHHTISDAGLIGGGAVPRPGEVSLAHNGLLFLDELPEFARNVLEVMRQPLEDGSVTISRAAMSLTFPSRFMLAAAMNPCPCGFFNDPSRDCSCTPPMIQRYVSKISGPLLDRIDIHIDMPAVKYSELRQSSGGESSEQIRERVVRARQRQLQRFEGEKIYCNAQMSPRQIRKYCSLSADCDRLLESAMTRLGLSARAHDRILKVSRTIADLDGAESIGSAHVSEAIQYRSLDRNYWA, from the coding sequence ATGCTGTTCAAAACTTTCAGCGCTGCAACATTTGGGATTGAGGCTTACCCGGTTGAAGTGGAAGTGGACATCTCCGCCGGCAAGCCGGAATTCACGACCGTCGGGCTGCCCGACGCCGCGATCCGTGAAAGCCGTGAGCGCATCAAGGCGGCCATCAAGAATTGCGGTCTCGAATACCCATTCCAGAGCATCACGGTGAACCTTGCCCCCGCAGACGTCAAGAAGGAAGGCTCGGGTTTTGATCTGCCGATTGCGCTGGGCATCCTGGGAGCAAACAGCGGCTCCCTGCTCAATAACCATCTGAAGAGTTACATTTTTCTCGGCGAACTCTCTCTCGACGGCGGCATTCGCCCCATCAAGGGCGCACTGTCAATTGCCGCCATGGCCAAACAGAAGGGCATCCGCACGCTGGTGGTGCCGGTGGAAAATGCTCCGGAGGCGGCAGTGGTGGGCGACGTTCAGGTATACGGCATGCGCTCACTGCCCGAAGTGATTGATCTCATCAACGGCGCACGCGAGTTCAAGCCCACCAAAGTCAATACCGCGGAGATGCTGGACCACGCCGGCAAGTACAACGTGGACTTCCACGACGTCAAGGGGCAGATGCACGCCAAGCGCGCCATCGAAGTCGCCACCGCCGGAGGTCACAACATTCTGATGATCGGGCCGCCGGGGGCAGGGAAAACGATGCTGGCCAAGCGCATCCCGACCATTCTGCCGCCACTCACCTTCAATGAGGCCATCCAGACCACCAAAATCCACAGCGTGGCCGGAGTGCTGGATTCCGGCATGGGCCTGGTGGGCGTGCGGCCGTTCCGCGCCCCGCACCACACCATTTCAGACGCCGGCCTGATTGGCGGCGGCGCCGTGCCACGCCCGGGCGAGGTGAGCCTGGCGCACAACGGGCTGCTGTTTCTCGACGAGCTTCCGGAATTTGCCCGCAACGTGCTCGAGGTGATGCGCCAGCCGCTTGAAGACGGCTCCGTCACCATTTCACGAGCGGCGATGTCGCTGACGTTTCCGTCGCGCTTTATGCTGGCCGCGGCTATGAATCCCTGCCCGTGCGGATTCTTCAATGATCCTTCGCGCGATTGCTCCTGCACGCCTCCCATGATCCAGCGATACGTCTCAAAAATTTCAGGCCCACTGCTCGATCGCATCGACATCCACATTGACATGCCGGCGGTGAAGTACAGCGAGCTGCGGCAGAGTTCGGGCGGCGAAAGCTCCGAGCAGATTCGTGAACGCGTCGTGCGCGCCCGCCAGCGGCAGTTGCAGCGCTTTGAAGGCGAGAAGATCTATTGCAACGCGCAAATGAGCCCCAGGCAGATCCGGAAATACTGCAGCCTCTCGGCCGATTGCGACCGCTTGCTCGAAAGCGCCATGACTCGCCTGGGGCTTTCCGCGCGCGCCCACGACCGCATCCTGAAAGTCTCCCGCACCATCGCCGACCTCGACGGCGCCGAATCCATCGGTTCCGCGCATGTTTCGGAAGCCATCCAATATCGCTCGCTCGACCGCAATTACTGGGCGTGA
- a CDS encoding CUAEP/CCAEP-tail radical SAM protein, translating to MKSVLISTYELGRQPFGLASPAAWLRRAGSEVACLDLSCQSLDEAAVRSADFVAIHVPMHTATRLAAQVLPKLRQLNPRAQICCFGLYAPVNEALLRKLGAQTILGGEFEEGLVAIFESLRSGKILQTNEQPPIISLARQNFLAPDRQSLPPLSRYAKLVGADGKARVAGYTEASRGCKHRCRHCPIVPVYNGIFRIVQPEVVLEDIRRQVAMGAEHITFGDPDFFNGIRHAMRIVTALHEEHPAITYDVTIKVEHLLKHSECLPELRETGCAFVTTAVESFDDEVLVRLEKGHTYQDFVCVLELCRQAGLAISPTFVAFTPWTTIETYCGFITGLHQLGLADHVAPVQLGIRLLIPAGSRLLELPEIAQTVGRFDEKMLVYPWSNADPRVDELCAEVQSVVHEGGKQKAARRQIFERVAEMAYAAAGVAPPAVTDENRLDRAAIPYLTEPWYC from the coding sequence TTGAAGAGCGTACTGATCTCCACCTACGAGCTTGGCCGTCAGCCTTTTGGGCTGGCGTCGCCTGCCGCCTGGCTGCGGCGCGCCGGCTCGGAGGTCGCTTGTCTCGATCTCTCGTGCCAGTCGCTCGATGAAGCGGCGGTCAGGTCAGCCGATTTTGTCGCGATCCATGTGCCGATGCACACGGCGACGCGATTGGCTGCGCAGGTCCTCCCTAAGCTGCGACAGCTTAACCCGCGCGCCCAAATCTGCTGCTTCGGCCTCTATGCGCCTGTCAATGAAGCATTGCTGCGGAAGCTCGGAGCGCAGACCATTCTGGGCGGTGAATTTGAAGAAGGCCTGGTGGCAATTTTCGAGAGTTTGCGAAGCGGGAAAATTCTGCAAACGAACGAACAGCCACCCATCATCTCTCTGGCACGGCAGAATTTTCTGGCGCCGGACCGGCAATCCCTTCCACCGCTCAGCCGCTACGCGAAACTTGTGGGAGCCGACGGCAAAGCCCGGGTCGCGGGCTATACGGAAGCCAGCCGGGGCTGCAAACATCGCTGCCGCCACTGTCCAATCGTCCCGGTTTACAACGGCATCTTTCGCATCGTCCAGCCGGAGGTGGTGCTTGAAGATATTCGCCGGCAGGTGGCGATGGGAGCCGAGCACATCACCTTTGGCGATCCCGATTTCTTCAACGGCATCCGCCACGCCATGCGGATCGTCACGGCATTGCACGAGGAGCACCCCGCGATCACTTACGACGTCACCATCAAAGTGGAGCATCTGCTGAAGCACTCCGAGTGCCTGCCCGAGTTGCGGGAAACGGGATGCGCCTTTGTGACCACCGCCGTGGAATCTTTCGATGACGAAGTTCTCGTCAGGCTTGAGAAGGGGCATACGTACCAGGATTTTGTCTGCGTGCTCGAGTTGTGCCGGCAGGCGGGCCTGGCGATCTCGCCCACGTTTGTCGCCTTCACGCCCTGGACCACGATCGAGACCTACTGCGGCTTTATTACCGGCCTGCACCAGCTCGGCCTGGCCGATCACGTCGCGCCCGTCCAGCTTGGCATTCGCCTGCTGATTCCTGCGGGCTCGCGGCTGCTGGAGCTTCCGGAAATTGCCCAGACGGTCGGACGGTTCGACGAAAAGATGCTGGTCTATCCGTGGTCCAATGCTGATCCGCGGGTGGATGAGTTGTGCGCAGAAGTGCAGAGCGTTGTTCACGAAGGCGGAAAGCAGAAGGCAGCCCGGCGGCAGATTTTTGAACGCGTTGCGGAAATGGCCTACGCAGCCGCAGGGGTCGCGCCGCCGGCCGTGACGGATGAGAATCGGCTGGACCGTGCCGCGATTCCGTATCTCACCGAGCCCTGGTATTGCTGA